The following nucleotide sequence is from Myxococcus stipitatus.
ACGATTGGCTTCATGGTCCGCCACATGGTGGTGGCGAAGGTGCACGGCCGGTTCACGAAGTTCGAAGGGAAGATCGAGACGAACGGGGACGACCTCACGCAGGGCACGGTGGAGGTGAAGATCGACGCGTCGAGCATCGACACGGGCGTGGAGCAGCGTGACAACCACCTGCGCTCGCCGGACTTCTTCGACGTGGCGGCCTTCCCCAAGCTCATCTTCCGGAGCAAGCGCGTGCAGGACGCGGGCAAGGGGCGCTACCGCGTGGTGGGCGACCTGACGGTTCGCGACGTCACGCGCGAGGTGGAGCTGGAGGCGGAGCTGCTCGGCAAGCTGAAGGACCCGTGGGGCAATGACCGCCTGGCCTTCCAGGCGAGCACGCATATCGACCGCAAGGAGTTCGGGCTCACGTGGAACCAGGCGCTGGAGGCCGGTGGGCTGCTGGTGGGAGACCGCGTGGATATCTCCATCGATGTGCAGGCGGTGGCCGCGTCCGCGGAGAAGGCGGCGTGAGGAAGCCGGCGCACGCAAGCCCGCTCAGCCGCAGGTCCGTGGCGGGCGGGCTCGTCGTCGGCGCCACGGGGCTCGCCACCGGCGGGCTCCTGGAACGCCCCGCAACGCGGGGCGGGGTTGATGCATCTGAGTTGCAACTCGAAGGGAGAGGGAGGCAGGCGATGATCTACGTTCGGAATGCACAGGAAAGAGGCCATGCCAACCACGGCTGGCTGGACACCCATCACACGTTCTCGTTCGCGGACTACTACGACCCGGACTTCATGGGGTTCCGCACGCTGCGCGTCATCAACGAGGACACCGTGGCGCCCAGGCGGGGCTTCGGAATGCATCCTCACCGGGACATGGAGATCGTCACCTACGTGCTGGGCGGGAAGGTGGAGCACCGCGACAGCATGGGCACCCAGGCGGTCATCAAGCCCGGCGAGGTGCAGCGCATGAGCGCGGGGACGGGCGTGGTGCACAGCGAGATGAACAACTTCGACGAGCCGCTGCACATGCTGCAGATCTGGATCCTGCCGAACAAGCAGGGCCTGCAGCCGGGCTACGAGCAGAAGGCGTTCGCGGAGCAGGAGCGGCAGGGCCGCTTCCGGGTGGTGGCGTCGCCGGACGGGCGGGACGGCTCGCTGACGGTGCACCAGGACCTGGTGCTGCACGCCACGCTCCTGGGGACCGGCGAGTCCGCGGAGTACGCGCTGGCGCCGGGCCGGCACGCGTGGGTGCAGGTGGCTCGCGGCTCCGGCACGCTGAACGGGGTGCCGGTGAAGGCCGGTGACGGGGTGGCTGTCTCCGCCGAGGACAAGCTGGTCCTCGCCGCGCAGGCGCCCATGGAGGCGCTGCTGTTCGACATGGCGTGACGCTCGCCGGAGGAAGGCGGCTGACGCGTCAGGGAGGGCCGGAGGTGGAGCCAGGTGGCTCCGCTCCCGGCCCTCGCGCGTTCCAGGGGCGTGGGCCGCTCAGCGCACGTTGACGGTGAGGCCCGTCGACGCCGTCTGGCCGTCCTCGGCGGTGGCGATGATGCGGACGGGGGCGGGCAGGCGCGTCGTGCTGCGCTCGGTGTTGATGAACAGCTGCCGCGTGGTCCGGTCCGCCGTCACCACCGCGTCCTCCGCGGAGATGCGCCTGGTGGGCGTGTCGAGCGTGAGCGTCACCGGCAGGGTGAAGCCCTCCGCCCGCGTCACGGTGACGACGACGGCCTCCTCGCCTCCCGCGAACAGGTCGACCTGGCGGGGCTCCACGGAGACGGAGAAGCCCTCGGCCGGGACGGGCGGGTCGTGCACGACGACGTAGACGGTGTAGCCGGAGGCGTACTCCTTGCCCGTGTCGCGCGCCAGCAGCGTCATGCTCTGCGTGCCTCGGAACGAGGTGTTCCCGTCCACGGAGAAGGTCACTGGGACGGTGATGGTGTCCTGGCCCGTGGGCAGGACGACGTCGGGCGTCATGGTGACGCCCTCGGGGGCGTTCTCCAGCGAGAGGGTGACCTGTCCAGGCGTCTCGCCCACGCGCGCCACCGTGATGTCGACGGTGGTCGACTCCCCGGGGAGCAGGGTGAGGGTGTCCGTGACGGTGACCTCGACGCGATAGTAGGGCGAGTCGCTGCAGGCGGCCGCGGTGAGCAGGCAGCCGAGGAGGAGGAAGCTTCGGCGGAGGAGGTGCGTCATGTTCGGGGGCTCCTGAAGGGGCTCAAGCATGGGTCCACCCCGACGGCGCGGGCAAGGCGCCGCGCGCGTGGGCGTGCGCGGTGGAACACCGGGGGTCTCGGTCGGGAAACCCGCGGGTGTGGCGGGCGGGTACGGCACTCCCGCCCAACACCCACCTCGGGCGCTCATTCCATGCACCGCTCCGGCCCGGGGTGGGACTGGGGTGACGGGGAGGCGTAGACCTTTCGGCGACGTGGCGCGTTCACCCGGACGAGCGCGCGCAGACCCTTCCACCTCCCCACGCAGCTTCCCTCCCAGGAGTACGTCATGGACCTCTCGTCCCTGTCGCGGGCCGTGTTGTCGGCCGCGCTCGCCACCACCCTGACCTCGTCGCCCGTGCTGGCCGGACCGGCCGCCCCCGCCACCCAGGAGCGCGCCGCCGTGAAGGGCGCGTCGACGCAGCCGAAGCCCGCGCCCTCCCAGGACGTGCAGGCGCCGAAGGAGGCGCGCCCCGAAATCGAGGTGGTCTTCGTGTTGGACACCACCGGCTCGATGGCGAGCCTGCTGGCGGGCGCGAAGCAGAAAATCTTCTCCATTGCCTCGCGCATCGCCCAGGGGCGTCCCACGCCGCGCCTGAAGGTGGGGCTGGTGGCGTACCGGGACGAGGGCGACGACTATGTGACGAAGCGCTTCGACCTGAGCGACGACCTGGACACCGTGTTCGCCAACCTGCGTGGCTTCGAGGCGGGCGGCGGTGGCGACACGCCCGAGCACGTGGGGCGTGGCCTGGGCGAGGCGGTGTCCAAGCTCTCCTGGAGCCAGGACCGCTCGGTGATGAAGGTCATCTTCCTGGTGGGGGATGCCCCGCCGGCGCGGCGCAATGACGACTGGGACTTCAAGCACTGGGCGAAGCGCGCCCGGGAGAAGCACATCGTCGTGAACACGGTGCGCTGCGGCGGGGACGAGGAGACGGCCCAGGCATGGAAGCACGTGGCGAAGCTGACGGACGGCACCTTCGACACCATCGACCAGGAGGGAGGCATGGTGGCGGTGGCCACGCCCTACGACGCGGAGCTGGCGAGGGTGAACGCCGCGCTGGCGTCCCGCACGCTGTACGCCGGCCGCGCGGAGGCGCAGGCGGAGAACCGCGCCCGCGCCGCGACCATGGCGAGCCTGGCGCCCGAGGCCGCCGCCGAGCGTATCTCCTTCATGAAGAAGACGCGGGACAGCGGCTCCTCCGGCGCGCCCGCGCCCAGCGCGCCCAAGGCCGTGGGCGGCGCCGTGGACCTGCTCGAGGCGCCGGGCGCCCTGGCCCGCGTCCGCGACGACGAACTGCCCGCGGAGCTCAAGGGCCTGGACAAGGCGGCGCGGGAGGCCAAGGTGAAGCAGCTGTCCGAGGAGAAGAAGGCCCTGGAGGCGCAGGCCTCGAAGCTCGCCGCGGAGCGCGAGGCCTGGCTGGCGAAGAACGGCACGGAGAAGGACGACGGCTTCGACGCCAACGTGATGAAGGGCGTCAAGGCGCAGGCGAAGAAGTACGGCGTCACCTACTGAGCCGCGCGCGCCAGGACCCCGGTCTCCGCTCGTCGAGGGAGGCCGAGGTCCCGGGGGCTACTCGCGCGTCACCGCCCGGAGCACGACCTCCTTGCGCCGCTCCAGCACGCGCAGGGCCAGGGGGAGCACCAGCCGGTAGAGGAGGAGGTTGAGCGCCGCGCTCGCGGTGACGAGCGTCACCGTCGTCCAAGTCGGGCCGTCCTTGCCCGCCAGCCGCAGCGCCCAGCCGAAGGGCATGCAGCCTGCGCTCGCCGCGAGGATGCCCAGCATCGACGCCGTGAGCGGCACCTTGTCCCGCCGCTTGAGGCTCGCGTGGAACTTCACCGGGAAGTAGAGCGACAGGAAGTTGCCGGCCGCCAGCAGCATGGGCACCACGCCCAGCACCGCCGCCAGCGCGCACGCCACGTCCACGAGGGTGCCGAAGCCGAAGTACACCCGGTAGAAGAGGGCCACCAGCACCGCCATGCCGAGCGCCGCGCACGCCTGCACCTGGTTCTTCGCGCGCAGCACGTCCGCCAGGTCCAGCGGCGCGGCGAGGAACGCGGCGAAGCCCTGCCCGTCGTAGGCGAACGTGTTCTGGGAGAACGTCGACGCGATGACGACCGCGCCGTAGATGCACAGGCCGCCCATCAGCCACGCGTCCGCGGAGCCCCCCAGCAGGAACACGAAGAGGTCCCGGCCGGACAGCAGCTTGAGGAGGATGGCGAGGATGAACGGCACCGACGCGAGCAGCCGCGCGCGCGGGTTGCGCCACAGGTCCAGCGACTCGCGCAGCACCAGGGTGGCGAAGCGCGTGCGCGTGCGAGCGAAGGGGTCCCGGTCCCCGGAGTCCTTCATCTGCGGCCCGGCCCGGCCCGCCTGACGGTGGAAGCGCATGAGCAGCGCGTATGCCACCGCCATGCCCATGGCCGCGAAGAACGCCAGCCCCAGCGCCTCCGCCATGGCCACGCGCGGCCGGTACCACGCCAGCTGCCCCAGGCCGTCGCCGAAGAAGCCCGGCGGCACGCGCCCCAGCGCCACGGCCGCGTTGATGATGAGCGTCATGTCCAGCGCGCCCATGCCCGCCTCGCCCACCGCCGTCAGCCACGAGGTGTCGATGGGCGGGATGAACGACGCGGCGACCAGGAAGAGCACCAGCCCGCCGCCCATGATTTCGGCGCTGTGCTTCTCACGCAGGACGTTGATGACCGCGTAGAGCGCCACCCGGCTCCACGCCGCGCACAGCAGCGCGAACATCACGTACAGCACCACGGCGATCCACGGCGACCACAGCGGGTTGACGGACGCGAAGCCCAGCGCGGCCCCGGTGAGCGGCGCGTAGAACACGAGCGCGCGAGGCTCGAAGAGGCTGGCCACCGTGGAGGCGATGAGCAGCCGGAACGGGGAGATGGGGAAGGCCGCGTAGCGGCTGAGCTCCGAGTGGTCGTCCACGCCCGCCGACAGCAACGGCCACGTCACCCACACGGAGAAGGTGACGAAGCACAGCAGGTTGAGGATGAAGTACGGCCACACGTCGCTCTGGGCGATGGGGCCCAGGCGCATCAGCGCGTAGAAGAACAGGCCGAAGAACACGCCCGGCGCGCTCGACGCGAGGAACGCGCCCACCGCCAGCAGGCGGCTCTTGCCCGGCCCCCGGTTCAGGCCGATGTCGAAGCGCAGCCCCCACAGCAGCCACAGGTGGCGGAAGAAGCCGGGAACGGCGGGGCGGTTCATGCCGGCTCCCGCAGGGGCACCACCGGCGCGGGCGCGTCCCCGTAGAAGGAGAGGCGCGCGTTGCGCGAGGCCGGCACGGCGATGAGCTTCTCGAACACCGCCTCCAGCGAGGGACAGTCGTAGCGCTCCAGCAGCG
It contains:
- a CDS encoding YceI family protein, with the translated sequence MSFKTWNLDATHTTIGFMVRHMVVAKVHGRFTKFEGKIETNGDDLTQGTVEVKIDASSIDTGVEQRDNHLRSPDFFDVAAFPKLIFRSKRVQDAGKGRYRVVGDLTVRDVTREVELEAELLGKLKDPWGNDRLAFQASTHIDRKEFGLTWNQALEAGGLLVGDRVDISIDVQAVAASAEKAA
- a CDS encoding pirin family protein, whose protein sequence is MIYVRNAQERGHANHGWLDTHHTFSFADYYDPDFMGFRTLRVINEDTVAPRRGFGMHPHRDMEIVTYVLGGKVEHRDSMGTQAVIKPGEVQRMSAGTGVVHSEMNNFDEPLHMLQIWILPNKQGLQPGYEQKAFAEQERQGRFRVVASPDGRDGSLTVHQDLVLHATLLGTGESAEYALAPGRHAWVQVARGSGTLNGVPVKAGDGVAVSAEDKLVLAAQAPMEALLFDMA
- a CDS encoding vWA domain-containing protein, yielding MDLSSLSRAVLSAALATTLTSSPVLAGPAAPATQERAAVKGASTQPKPAPSQDVQAPKEARPEIEVVFVLDTTGSMASLLAGAKQKIFSIASRIAQGRPTPRLKVGLVAYRDEGDDYVTKRFDLSDDLDTVFANLRGFEAGGGGDTPEHVGRGLGEAVSKLSWSQDRSVMKVIFLVGDAPPARRNDDWDFKHWAKRAREKHIVVNTVRCGGDEETAQAWKHVAKLTDGTFDTIDQEGGMVAVATPYDAELARVNAALASRTLYAGRAEAQAENRARAATMASLAPEAAAERISFMKKTRDSGSSGAPAPSAPKAVGGAVDLLEAPGALARVRDDELPAELKGLDKAAREAKVKQLSEEKKALEAQASKLAAEREAWLAKNGTEKDDGFDANVMKGVKAQAKKYGVTY